In Juglans regia cultivar Chandler chromosome 13, Walnut 2.0, whole genome shotgun sequence, the following proteins share a genomic window:
- the LOC109012143 gene encoding cytokinin riboside 5'-monophosphate phosphoribohydrolase LOG5-like has translation MEMEGRVVSSRFKRVCVFCGSSTGKRNCYRDAAIELAQELVSRRLDLVYGGGSIGLMGLVSQAVHRGGGKVLGIIPRTLMCKEITGETVGEVRPVADMHQRKAEMARHSDCFIALPGGYGTLEELLEVITWAQLGIHDKPVGLLNVDGYYNSFLTFIDKAVDDGFIKPSQRHIIVSAPNARELVQKLEEYVPVHDGAIAKARWEVELPQQQQQQQVGFNATTLQTEIAL, from the exons ATGGAAATGGAAGGAAGGGTTGTGAGTTCAAGATTCAAGAGGGTTTGTGTTTTCTGTGGTAGCAGTACGGGGAAGAGAAATTGCTACAGGGATGCTGCCATTGAGTTGGCCCAAGAGCTG GTGTCAAGGAGGCTCGACCTTGTGTATGGAGGTGGGAGTATTGGGCTAATGGGTCTGGTTTCGCAAGCTGTGCATCGTGGTGGGGGTAAAGTTCTTGG GATCATCCCGAGGACTCTGATGTGCAAAGAG ATAACGGGTGAGACGGTTGGAGAGGTGAGGCCAGTAGCCGACATGCACCAAAGAAAGGCAGAAATGGCCCGCCATTCTGATTGTTTTATTGCCCTACCAG GTGGGTATGGAACTTTGGAAGAGCTTTTGGAGGTCATCACCTGGGCCCAACTGGGAATCCATGACAAGCCT GTGGGCCTGTTGAATGTCGATGGCTACTACAATTCCTTTCTTACTTTCATTGACAAAGCCGTGGATGATGGCTTCATCAAGCCATCCCAGCGCCACATCATTGTGTCTGCTCCTAATGCCAGAGAGCTTGTTCAGAAGCTTGAG GAGTACGTGCCAGTGCATGATGGAGCCATAGCCAAGGCAAGGTGGGAGGTGGAGTTACCacaacagcagcagcaacaacaggTGGGGTTCAATGCCACTACTTTGCAGACTGAGATCGCTCTATAA